Part of the Prevotella communis genome is shown below.
TTAATGATTATTTCGTTGAATCTTGGATGTTCCTCCAGAAGCACAACTGCTGACTTGTAGATGGACTGACCTTCCTCAAGCATTGTCTTGCAGTCTTGCTTTATATTGTTAAGCGAATCTACGTCGCCACCGACGCAAAATTCGCCGCATATTCTTTGTACCTTAATTCTCATTGCAAATTGGGTTTTTATAATATTCTACATATTGGTTTGTTTTCAGGCAGTAGCGGCCGTTGATGCACACCCTGCAGTTTTCACATTGTCTGCACTTGTCAGGCATGGGGCGATGTTTTAAAAATGCCTCGCTCTGTTTTCTTCCCAGAGAACTAGAGCGAGGTCTTTACTAGTCGGTTAGATATATCATCATTACAATAATTTCATGAGCTCGTCTCTCTTGAAATAGATTCTATTTCCCATAGTGTGATATGGTATATATCCATTCTTAGCTCGTTTATACATTGCCCATCCGGAAACGCCAAACAATTTTCCTGCTTGTACAGCATTTAGAATGTTCCCTTCCATAGAACTAATTACTGAGCTCGTTTCCATACCTGAGGAATCCTTTCTTTCCAGTGGTTCTTATAACTATAATCAGATTCCTCTTTCATGCGGTCCTCAAGGCTAACCGTAACCAAACAGTATTGTAATAAAGTCTTTTTGGACGCTGCATGCACAAACAGCCCTTTCTTCCTGGCTCTACTTGCATTGTAGTGAGAAAGCTGCACAGTAAATGACCTGTACTGGTCATAGTCATCAAATCCAACTATAGATACTTCTCCCACTTTCAAACTTCTTGCTTTTTCAAGCTGATTACTCTCAACTACTTTCATATACAATTTAAAATTAACGTAATATTTAAGATTTCTGGCATGTTAAGCCAAAAGCGAGGGCAAAGGTATAACCAACTCTTACAATGAAAACAAAAGCGGCTTTCAATCATTACTATCTATCTATTTCTTTAACTATCTTATACAAAACCAAAGAGAAATTAACAACCTATCTATGTATCAATCTTCCTATATATTTAGGTTTTTCTTCTATAATATTATGGTGTATGAAATTGTTTTCGTACGAAAAAGCGAAAATATGATACCTGTATCAAAAATAATGGGTTCGAAATTTGGTGGTATCAAATTAATAGAGTACCTTTGCACCGCAATTCAGCAATCTATCTATCTAACAGTTACTGATCCTTGCAAAAAGAGAACACAGAGGTGTGTCTAAGACCACTTAAGAAATATCGTTGCACCTAAAGAATTGATACCGATTCCAATCAGTATCAAAAACGGGCAAAACCCACTGATTATCAGTATAGGTTTGTTACTCTGCGGGTGTACTTGGGAAGGCCGACATGGCTCAGTTGGTAGAGCAACGCATTCGTAATGCGTAGGTCCCCGGTTCGAGTCCGGGTGTCGGCTCAAAAGGATGTCAATGCGGAATTAGCTCAGTTGGTAGAGCATTGGCTTCCCAAGCCGAGGGTCGCGGGTTCGAGTCCCGTATTCCGCTCATAATGAAAGAGATTCAGTTTATATCCAGTCTTCAGAATCAGAAGATAAAGCAATTAGTCTTACTGCAACAGAAATCATCGGAGCGCAAGAGGTCCGGTCTTTTTGTCGTTGAGGGTTTGCGTGAGTTGCGTCACTGTGTGAGCAAAGGCTACGAGATAGATAGTCTTTTCTTCTGTAGTGCGTTGCTTGGTGAGTCAATCGATGACTTGTTGGTGGCTCCTTCGTATGAGGTGACAGAGCAGGTTTATGAGAAGATTGCCTATCGTGGCAGCACTGAGGGTGTGGTGGCCGTGATGTGCATGAGGCACACCGCCTTAGAGGATCTGCAGTTGTCGGACAGGCCGTTGCTGGTGGTGCTGGAGAGCGTAGAGAAGCCTGGCAACCTGGGGGCGGTGCTGCGTTCGGCCGATGCCGCAGGTGCTGATGCCGTGATAGTATGCGACCCGTTGACGGATTTATATAACCCGAACCTGATTCGTGCCAGTATAGGTGCCCTGTTTACGGTGCCTACGGTGGCGGTGTCGTCTGAGGCTTGTATCCGTTTTCTGAAGGCTCGTGGCATCAGGATTCTGACGGCTCAGCTGCAGGACTCGGAACTGTATTACGACACGGATATGACGTGCGGCACGGCTATTGTGATGGGTACGGAGGCTACGGGGCTCACCAACCAGTGGCGCGTGGCGGCCGATGCTCACATACGGATTCCGATGCTGGGACAACTGGATTCGCTGAATGTGTCTGTCTCGGCGGCCATACTGCTGTTCGAGGCTGTGAGACAAAGAGAGGGAAATCACTAAGTGACTTCCCTCTCTCTCTTTTTTTCTTATCGTTACAACGCCTCATCGTCGGGGCGCTGTGGCTTCTTGACAATACGGGGCAGGTGCCTCTTCTTCCTGAGATACTCGGCCTTGCGAGCCTCGTAGTCCTGCTGGTGTTTCTCTAAATATCCGTCGGCCATGATGCGAGTGTATGCTTATTTGTTGAATTTAGCGTACGCCACATTAATCTTGATGGGCTCGTAGGGGTTGTCGGCACCTCCAACGAGTTGTGTGCTGGTCAGCGACATGTCGTGCTGAGCATTGGTTGACGAACCGCTCTCGTAGGTGATGGGCACCAGCAGCACCTTGTTCCAGTTGGGATGCTTCTGCTCCCAGTTGGCATCATTCTTAATGCCTTCCTGATATTTCTCCCATACCTTGGTGATGAGTGAAGCTATATTGGCGAAGTTATAAGTGTTTGTTCCGTTGTAGGTGGAGTTGATGTAGTTGTAGTTGGCATAGAACGACGTAGCCTGGTCGGGCACATTGTTTCCCTCGAAGAATGTCTTCAGGCTGTCCTCCTGCACCATCAGCAGGGTGTAGGGGATGCCAAACATACGACTGTCGCTCGACTCGTCGTTGATGCGCTGGAAAGAAATCTTGGCAGCAATGAGCGAGTCGTTCTCGTGACCTTCCTTGATTTCCTTGACAGGCAGTGTTACCTCAGTGAACAGACCGGCAGGCGACTTGATATAAGTGTGTGTAGTCTCTTCGGCCAGTTTCTTGATGGCCTGCTTGTCGTTGGTAATCAGCGTGGTCTGGGTGACCTCACGGGTACCTGCCAGCGTCACACCAGTGTTGACAACGGATGTGTCGCCCTGAATGGTGTAGTTCAGGCGCAGACCGATATTTGAGACTTTGGCATGGAAGCCGTAGCCGTCTGTAATCTCGAAAAAGAATCCGGGGCACACATGGCGACTGAAGGCATATGAGTTCTTGAAATACTCAGGATGCTCGTGAAACTGTCTGATGATGTATGTGCCGTAGTTATTATAGGTAACACCATTCTTGTCTGTGTAAGGCTCGTTGAGCGATACACGGATATTGTTCATATAGGATGAGGTGCCACGAAGACTGTCGTTGTCAACCAGGTTTCTGTAAGAGAACATCTTGTTCTTGTTGAGACCTTCCGTACGCACCATGCCAAGCTTCATGGGGTTGAAGTCGGAATAGTATTTCAGGCCAGTCTCCAGTGTCTTGTCCAACTCATGGACTGTCATCTTCACAGATGCCAGCGTGTCGGCCGTATTGAAGGGATTGCTGACGTAGAGTATCAGATAGCAGGAATCGGCAGCAGGCAGACCATTGTCCAGGCTCAGGAACTTATCGGCATCAGGTATTGTGACGATATCGAGCAGGTGGAACTGTGTAGCAAACTCGCTCTTGATGTCGGCCTGTGTCTGAGGGTCGCGTACCATGCCTAAATAGCAGGTGCTGCTCTGCGTGAACACAGAACCAAGATGCTCGTCGCTATTATTGAATACGGTATCGGCAATGACGGTGCGCGTCTGGACGTTGAAAACCTTTGAGGCGATATTCAGCTGGTCTTCATCGCTGGTAAGAGAGCCGCCAATCTGGTCAGTGGTCTCATCACAAGAAGAAATGGCCATTGCCGTAAGTACGACACCAGCCATATAGTGCATAATCTTTTTCATATAGAAATGATTTCTAACTATAATTCCGGACTAATCTGATCGTAGAATGCTTCGTAAGCATCTCCAAATTCCTCGCCCTGGAATCCAAGGGTAGGAATGTTCTTGTCCTTGGCATACTTCTGTAGCGTCTTACTCACGTCCTTGTCAGCAAGAATCACACCATCGCTATAGTCGATAGCCAGCTTGCCGAGGTCTTCGAATGTAAACTGGTCGTTGTAGGGAGCTAGTAATTCTACTTTTGCATCGCGGAAATCAACACACTGCTTGAAATTAGTGCCAAAGTCGCCCTGAATCTCCTTGTTGAAAAGCGAGGTGACCACCTTCGTATTGGCAAACGAAGGCTCGTCCTTGTAGGCCGTCTTGATATAGAAAGGCACAACGCCACTCATCCATCCCTGACAGTGAATGATATCGGGAACCCAGCACTGCTTCTTCACAGTCTCCAACACGCCTCTTGCGAAGAAAATAGCACGCTCGCCATTGTCGGGATAGTCCAGTCCGTTCTCATCGACGGTCATCTGACGATTAGAGAAATAATCATCATTGTCGATGAAATAAACTTGTACACGACAAGAGGGGATTGAAGCAACTTTAATAACAAGGGGGTGGTCGGTATCATCGATGATGAGGTTGATACCAGAAAGACGGATAACCTCATGCAACTGTCCGCGACGTTCATTGATATTTCCCCATTTAGGCATGAAGGTGCGAATCTCATGATTGCGATCCTGCATGGTGCGAGGTAATTCACGACCCATTACCGACATTGCGTTGTCGGGAACGTATGGGGATATCTCCTGATTGATGAATAGAATCTTCTTCTTTGCCATCTTTATGTTGTTAATAGTTGTGCAAAGGTACGAAATAATTTGCAAATAACGACAAAAAATGTGTGATTTTAGGAAAAAGTGACACTTTATATACTTATTTTTAGTGTTTTTTTTCCATATTTGAGAAATTTGTTGTTATTTTGCACCGCCAAACCAATTGGTGATTATTAAGAATGAAAGTTTTTAAGAAGATTGTTGACCTGCAGAATGCGCTTTTCGAAGAACGCAAACAGGGTAAGGAAATTGGATTAGTGCCTACAATGGGGGCTCTACACGAGGGACATGCCTCGCTGGTAAGACGTAGTGTGGGCGAGAATGGTGTGACCGTAGTGTCGGTCTTTGTTAACCCCACACAGTTTAATGATAAGAATGACCTGAAGAACTATCCTCGCGACTTAGAGGCCGACTGTGCGTTGCTGGAAAGTTGCAAGGCTGATTATGTGTTTGCACCTGAGGTGGAGGAGATGTATCCAACACCCGATACACGTCATTTTGAATTCCCACCGGTATCAACGGTGATGGAGGGCGCTCATCGTCCAGGCCATTTCAATGGTGTTTGCCAGGTGGTGAGCCGTCTGTTCTATATCGTACGTCCTGACAGGGCCTATTTCGGTGAGAAGGACTGGCAGCAGATTGCCGTGGTGAAGGCCATGGTGCGTCAGTTGGGCTTAGGCGTAAAAATTGTGGAGTGTCCTATAGTACGCGATGACGACGGACTGGCACGCAGCAGCCGCAACAGTTTGCTGGCACCAGACGAGCGCGCCATTGCTCCTGCTATCTATAAGGCTTTGAAGAGCAGCGTGACGTATGCCAAGAAGCACACGTTGAAGCAGACTCACGACAAGGTGGTAGCTGATATCAATAAGGTGGATGGTCTCGATGTGGAGTATTTCTCTATCGTGGATGGCAACACCTTGCAGGATGTAGCAGAATGGGAAGATTCTCCCTATATAGTTGGTTGTATCACTGTTTATTGTGGTAAGACGCCTATTCGTCTTATTGATCATATAAAGTATAAGGAAGCATGATGATTCAAGTACTGAAGTCTAAACTTCACTGTGTTCGGGTGACTGAGGCCAACCTGAACTATATGGGTAGTATTACTATTGATGAAGACTTGATGGATGCAGCAAATATGATTGCTGGTGAGAAGGTGCAGATTGTTGACAATAACAATGGTGAGCGCTTTGAGACTTATATCATCAAGGGCGAGCGTGGCAGTGGCTGTATCTGTCTGAACGGTGCAGCAGCCCGTAAGGTGCAGGTAGGCGATAC
Proteins encoded:
- a CDS encoding glycogen/starch synthase, coding for MAKKKILFINQEISPYVPDNAMSVMGRELPRTMQDRNHEIRTFMPKWGNINERRGQLHEVIRLSGINLIIDDTDHPLVIKVASIPSCRVQVYFIDNDDYFSNRQMTVDENGLDYPDNGERAIFFARGVLETVKKQCWVPDIIHCQGWMSGVVPFYIKTAYKDEPSFANTKVVTSLFNKEIQGDFGTNFKQCVDFRDAKVELLAPYNDQFTFEDLGKLAIDYSDGVILADKDVSKTLQKYAKDKNIPTLGFQGEEFGDAYEAFYDQISPEL
- a CDS encoding DUF4270 domain-containing protein, which encodes MKKIMHYMAGVVLTAMAISSCDETTDQIGGSLTSDEDQLNIASKVFNVQTRTVIADTVFNNSDEHLGSVFTQSSTCYLGMVRDPQTQADIKSEFATQFHLLDIVTIPDADKFLSLDNGLPAADSCYLILYVSNPFNTADTLASVKMTVHELDKTLETGLKYYSDFNPMKLGMVRTEGLNKNKMFSYRNLVDNDSLRGTSSYMNNIRVSLNEPYTDKNGVTYNNYGTYIIRQFHEHPEYFKNSYAFSRHVCPGFFFEITDGYGFHAKVSNIGLRLNYTIQGDTSVVNTGVTLAGTREVTQTTLITNDKQAIKKLAEETTHTYIKSPAGLFTEVTLPVKEIKEGHENDSLIAAKISFQRINDESSDSRMFGIPYTLLMVQEDSLKTFFEGNNVPDQATSFYANYNYINSTYNGTNTYNFANIASLITKVWEKYQEGIKNDANWEQKHPNWNKVLLVPITYESGSSTNAQHDMSLTSTQLVGGADNPYEPIKINVAYAKFNK
- the panC gene encoding pantoate--beta-alanine ligase, with product MKVFKKIVDLQNALFEERKQGKEIGLVPTMGALHEGHASLVRRSVGENGVTVVSVFVNPTQFNDKNDLKNYPRDLEADCALLESCKADYVFAPEVEEMYPTPDTRHFEFPPVSTVMEGAHRPGHFNGVCQVVSRLFYIVRPDRAYFGEKDWQQIAVVKAMVRQLGLGVKIVECPIVRDDDGLARSSRNSLLAPDERAIAPAIYKALKSSVTYAKKHTLKQTHDKVVADINKVDGLDVEYFSIVDGNTLQDVAEWEDSPYIVGCITVYCGKTPIRLIDHIKYKEA
- the panD gene encoding aspartate 1-decarboxylase — its product is MMIQVLKSKLHCVRVTEANLNYMGSITIDEDLMDAANMIAGEKVQIVDNNNGERFETYIIKGERGSGCICLNGAAARKVQVGDTVIIISYALMDFEEAKTFTPTVVFPNDNHI
- a CDS encoding TrmH family RNA methyltransferase, whose amino-acid sequence is MKEIQFISSLQNQKIKQLVLLQQKSSERKRSGLFVVEGLRELRHCVSKGYEIDSLFFCSALLGESIDDLLVAPSYEVTEQVYEKIAYRGSTEGVVAVMCMRHTALEDLQLSDRPLLVVLESVEKPGNLGAVLRSADAAGADAVIVCDPLTDLYNPNLIRASIGALFTVPTVAVSSEACIRFLKARGIRILTAQLQDSELYYDTDMTCGTAIVMGTEATGLTNQWRVAADAHIRIPMLGQLDSLNVSVSAAILLFEAVRQREGNH
- a CDS encoding dehydrogenase, producing the protein MADGYLEKHQQDYEARKAEYLRKKRHLPRIVKKPQRPDDEAL